The following proteins come from a genomic window of Mariniflexile sp. TRM1-10:
- the pnuC gene encoding nicotinamide riboside transporter PnuC, with protein sequence MNQFFDFFLNTYKDKDTLVIILEAIVLVTGITSVWYAKKENILVYPTGLIATIISVYLLLKDKLYGDMMMNFYFSIMSIYGWWNWSRTINNEKVVKISRTNTNEKMIGLGLFILTIGFTYLVYSVFGGEITTSNYVDMLTSGMFFTAMWYMAKKKIESWTLWIIADIISIPLYAYRGWGMLSFQYFIFTILAIQAYFLWKKNINKNPQTASK encoded by the coding sequence ATGAATCAGTTTTTTGATTTTTTCTTAAACACATATAAAGATAAAGATACCCTTGTCATTATTTTAGAAGCCATTGTTTTAGTTACAGGTATAACAAGCGTTTGGTATGCTAAAAAAGAAAATATTTTAGTGTATCCTACAGGATTAATTGCAACAATCATTTCTGTCTATCTTTTGCTAAAAGATAAACTGTATGGCGATATGATGATGAATTTTTACTTTTCTATAATGAGTATTTATGGTTGGTGGAATTGGTCAAGAACTATAAATAACGAGAAAGTAGTTAAAATTTCAAGGACAAACACCAATGAGAAAATGATTGGGCTTGGGTTGTTTATTTTAACCATCGGGTTTACGTATTTGGTTTATAGCGTTTTTGGTGGGGAAATAACAACCTCAAACTATGTTGATATGCTTACTTCAGGCATGTTTTTTACGGCTATGTGGTATATGGCTAAAAAGAAAATTGAAAGTTGGACACTTTGGATTATAGCAGATATTATTAGCATTCCGCTTTACGCCTATAGAGGTTGGGGAATGCTTTCGTTTCAGTATTTTATTTTTACAATTTTAGCGATTCAAGCTTATTTTTTATGGAAGAAAAATATAAACAAGAACCCTCAAACTGCATCAAAGTAG
- a CDS encoding rhamnogalacturonan lyase — protein MKQESLIIELQIPFSPKKDYFSFWRMTFLYLVFTLIFMPVTAQKQMEDLDRSVLAVRKNSNEVLVSWRIFASEFENASYNVYRGTSLLNTTPITGASNYTDTISSNETYSVSVIINGTEQKMSKPKDVWNTIYKTIPISAPEGGTSPDGRDYIYEANDASVGDLDGDGEYELVLKWMPSNSHDNSHRGYTGNTILQGLKLDGTVLWTIDLGKNIRSGAHYTQFLVYDFDGDGKAEIACKTADGTVDGVGTVLGDASADFRTPNGYILSGPEYLSLFSGETGTFIATQDYIPVRGDISDWGDSYGNRVDRFLACVAYLDGKRPSLVFARGYYTRTVLAAYDYRDGKLTNRWAFDTNKKGNEAYFGQGNHSITVGDVDGDGKDEIQYGSCAIDDDGTGLYSTGFGHGDASHLGDFDPTREGLEYFMTHEVANGKNIPAIDYRDPKTGEVLWSVAGKGDFGRGVTADIDPNHIGTESWASNGSGVHNAKGEVISTTYPSTGRRGASFNMFAWWDGDLLREIVDKTVIAKWHPDTKSSEILLTAYNYDNMSLKSNNGTKSNPCLIADILGDWREEIIWRNSNNTELVIFSTPYSTTERIFTLMHDPLYRTSIAWQNVGYNQPAHTGFYLGHGMTTPKTPNIYLAKKPMKPQSKK, from the coding sequence ATGAAACAGGAATCACTAATAATTGAATTACAAATACCTTTCTCTCCTAAAAAAGATTACTTTTCTTTTTGGAGAATGACCTTTCTTTATCTTGTTTTCACGCTTATATTTATGCCTGTAACGGCTCAAAAGCAAATGGAAGATTTAGATAGAAGTGTGTTGGCTGTTAGAAAAAACAGCAACGAGGTTTTAGTAAGTTGGCGCATTTTTGCTTCAGAATTTGAAAATGCTTCATACAATGTATATAGAGGTACTTCCCTATTAAACACCACACCAATTACTGGAGCTAGCAACTATACCGATACCATAAGTTCAAACGAAACATATAGTGTATCGGTCATTATAAATGGTACAGAACAAAAAATGTCAAAACCAAAAGACGTTTGGAACACTATCTACAAAACAATTCCTATTTCTGCTCCTGAGGGAGGAACATCGCCTGACGGTAGGGATTATATTTATGAAGCCAATGACGCCTCTGTTGGCGATTTAGATGGTGATGGTGAATATGAACTGGTACTAAAATGGATGCCTTCGAATTCACACGACAATTCCCATAGAGGCTATACAGGTAATACCATTTTACAAGGATTAAAACTGGATGGCACCGTATTATGGACCATAGATTTAGGCAAGAACATCCGTTCAGGCGCACACTATACGCAATTTTTAGTTTATGATTTTGACGGTGATGGAAAGGCAGAAATAGCATGCAAAACTGCAGATGGCACTGTTGATGGAGTAGGAACTGTTTTAGGTGATGCCTCAGCAGACTTTAGAACTCCTAATGGTTACATCTTATCTGGCCCCGAATATTTGAGTCTTTTTTCTGGTGAAACAGGAACTTTTATAGCAACACAAGATTATATTCCTGTAAGAGGAGACATCTCCGATTGGGGTGACAGTTACGGAAATAGAGTGGATCGGTTTTTAGCATGTGTGGCGTATCTTGACGGAAAACGTCCTAGTTTAGTATTCGCCAGAGGTTATTACACACGTACCGTTTTAGCCGCTTATGACTATAGAGATGGTAAACTAACAAATCGATGGGCATTCGACACCAATAAAAAAGGCAACGAAGCATATTTTGGGCAAGGGAACCACAGCATCACTGTTGGAGATGTTGATGGTGATGGAAAAGATGAAATACAATATGGATCTTGTGCTATTGATGATGATGGCACAGGCCTATATTCCACAGGTTTTGGACATGGCGATGCGAGTCATTTAGGAGATTTTGATCCTACTCGTGAAGGTTTGGAATATTTTATGACGCATGAAGTAGCCAATGGCAAAAATATTCCCGCTATAGACTATAGAGACCCCAAAACAGGTGAGGTATTATGGAGTGTTGCAGGAAAAGGCGATTTTGGAAGAGGTGTTACAGCCGACATTGACCCGAACCATATAGGTACTGAAAGTTGGGCGTCTAACGGTTCTGGAGTGCATAATGCTAAAGGCGAGGTCATCTCTACAACATACCCTTCAACAGGTAGAAGAGGTGCTAGTTTTAATATGTTTGCCTGGTGGGATGGCGATTTATTACGTGAAATAGTAGATAAAACAGTCATTGCAAAATGGCATCCCGATACTAAAAGTTCAGAGATACTGCTTACAGCTTATAATTATGACAACATGAGCTTAAAAAGCAATAATGGTACAAAATCCAATCCTTGTTTAATTGCCGATATATTAGGAGATTGGAGAGAAGAAATTATCTGGCGAAATTCAAACAACACCGAATTGGTTATATTTTCAACACCATATAGCACCACAGAGCGTATTTTCACCTTGATGCATGATCCGCTATATCGCACCAGTATTGCATGGCAAAATGTAGGATATAATCAACCTGCACATACTGGCTTTTATTTAGGACATGGCATGACAACACCCAAAACCCCTAATATTTATTTAGCTAAAAAGCCAATGAAGCCTCAGTCAAAAAAATAG
- a CDS encoding rhamnogalacturonan lyase family protein produces MTKKLLKNTAIKRTLIAYFKNSLLLLAFILTVTPVIAQKQMENLNRGVLAVRTSSNQVLVSWRIFGSEFTNASYNVYRGTTLLNNIPITGASNYIDNTSTNGTYSVSAIIDGIEQEVSQPIDVWNKIYKKIPITAPAGGISPAACNIDDPIPYTYEANDASVGDLDGDGEYEIILKWMPTNSKDNAHCGYTGNTILQGLKLDGTVLWTIDLGKNIRSGAHYTQFLVYDFDGDGKAEIACKTADGTIDGVGTVLGDANADYRNTSGYILSGPEYVSLFDGETGAFITTQNYIPDRGNVSSWGDSYGNRVDRFLACVAYLDGVRPSLVFARGYYTRVVLAAFDYRDGQLTNRWVFDTNDGGGKEAVYGQGNHSITVGDVDGDGKDEIQYGSAAIDDDGTVLYSTGFGHGDASHLGDFDPSREGLEYFMVHEEADRPEVPQIDYRDPRTGDVFWSVAGSGDIGRGVIADIDPNHLGAEMWASNGSGIHNLSGTIISTTYPETAGNGSTFNMLAWFDGDLLRELVDRTVITKWNATTGSTDRTLTAYSYDNVSVTSNNGSKSNPCLIADILGDWREEIIWRKSDNTELVIFSTPNPTTERIFTLMHDPIYRTSIAWQNVGYNQPAHTGFYLGVGMPTPAVPNIYIANSTLSIEESGTKNSSSIKTYPNPTTGELYISGVYSGTIEVYDSMGKSLIKKSSNTINSVDLSTYPKGLYLVKITQETGVKVFKTILK; encoded by the coding sequence ATGACAAAAAAACTACTTAAAAACACGGCAATAAAAAGAACCTTAATTGCTTATTTTAAAAATAGCCTACTCCTTTTAGCTTTTATACTAACAGTAACACCTGTAATAGCCCAAAAGCAAATGGAAAACTTAAATCGTGGTGTACTGGCTGTACGTACTTCTTCCAATCAAGTATTGGTAAGTTGGCGTATTTTTGGTTCAGAATTCACAAACGCTTCTTATAACGTTTACAGAGGCACAACGCTATTAAATAACATACCAATAACTGGCGCAAGTAATTATATAGATAATACATCTACCAACGGCACTTATAGCGTATCTGCCATCATAGATGGTATTGAACAAGAAGTTTCCCAACCCATAGACGTTTGGAATAAAATATATAAAAAAATACCTATAACCGCTCCTGCAGGAGGAATCTCTCCCGCTGCCTGTAATATCGACGACCCCATACCGTACACTTATGAAGCCAATGATGCTTCTGTTGGAGATTTAGATGGCGATGGCGAATATGAAATCATTTTAAAATGGATGCCTACCAATTCTAAAGACAATGCACATTGTGGTTACACAGGTAACACCATTTTACAAGGATTAAAACTGGATGGCACCGTATTATGGACCATAGATTTAGGCAAGAACATCCGTTCAGGCGCACACTATACGCAATTTTTAGTTTATGATTTTGACGGTGATGGAAAGGCAGAAATTGCTTGCAAAACAGCCGATGGAACTATTGATGGCGTTGGAACGGTCTTAGGCGATGCCAATGCCGACTACCGCAATACAAGTGGTTATATTTTATCCGGACCGGAGTATGTAAGCCTTTTTGACGGTGAAACCGGAGCTTTTATTACCACACAAAACTACATACCTGATAGAGGCAACGTATCTAGTTGGGGTGATAGTTACGGAAATAGAGTGGATCGATTTTTAGCATGTGTGGCTTATCTTGATGGCGTAAGACCTAGTTTGGTTTTTGCCAGAGGCTATTATACACGTGTAGTACTGGCGGCTTTTGATTACAGAGATGGCCAATTAACAAATCGTTGGGTATTTGACACAAATGATGGAGGTGGCAAAGAAGCCGTTTATGGCCAAGGAAACCATAGCATAACTGTAGGCGATGTTGACGGTGATGGAAAAGACGAAATTCAATATGGGTCTGCCGCCATAGATGATGATGGTACTGTTTTATATTCTACAGGTTTTGGACATGGCGATGCCAGTCATTTAGGAGATTTTGATCCGTCTCGTGAAGGTTTGGAATATTTTATGGTTCATGAAGAAGCAGATAGACCCGAAGTACCACAAATAGATTACAGAGACCCTAGAACAGGTGACGTATTTTGGAGCGTTGCAGGTAGTGGAGATATAGGCAGAGGTGTTATAGCAGATATTGATCCCAATCATTTGGGAGCCGAAATGTGGGCATCAAATGGTTCGGGAATACACAACCTTAGCGGCACTATCATTTCAACAACATACCCAGAAACGGCAGGTAATGGATCAACTTTCAATATGCTTGCTTGGTTCGACGGAGACTTATTAAGAGAACTAGTGGATAGAACAGTTATTACCAAATGGAATGCAACTACAGGTAGCACAGACCGAACTTTAACAGCTTATAGTTATGATAATGTTTCTGTTACAAGCAACAATGGCTCTAAGTCCAATCCGTGTTTAATTGCCGATATATTAGGTGATTGGCGAGAAGAAATCATTTGGAGAAAATCGGATAATACAGAGCTTGTTATTTTTTCAACACCCAATCCAACAACCGAACGTATTTTTACCTTAATGCACGACCCTATATATCGTACCAGTATTGCCTGGCAAAACGTAGGTTACAATCAACCTGCACATACAGGTTTCTATTTAGGCGTTGGTATGCCAACACCTGCTGTTCCTAATATTTATATAGCTAATAGCACGCTTTCAATTGAAGAAAGCGGTACAAAAAACAGTTCGTCAATAAAAACATATCCAAATCCAACCACTGGTGAATTATATATTTCCGGAGTATACAGTGGTACTATCGAAGTGTATGATAGTATGGGTAAATCTTTAATTAAAAAAAGTTCAAATACGATTAATAGCGTAGACTTAAGCACCTACCCTAAAGGTTTGTATTTAGTGAAAATAACGCAAGAAACTGGGGTAAAGGTATTTAAAACTATATTAAAGTAA